In the Glycine max cultivar Williams 82 chromosome 6, Glycine_max_v4.0, whole genome shotgun sequence genome, atatttatataaaaaaaataaacttctctataagagttaaaattgattatttattaattaattattagctAATATGtagatatatgaaaaatatttacaaattaattaataaaaaaatattttagttcatgaaaaagttaatcttaattttttttcttttcttataaataattcTTTAATCATATACCCTAATCAACTTAcgagaaaaaagcaaaaaatagtGTATAAATAGGAACATATAATCTAAGTATCTAACCTTACGTTCACGAACAACCTTGGCGGCCTTGTCCATTTCTTCCTCAAGGAGCTTGAGATCTTCCATGCCCAGATCGTTCAGACAATCTCCCATCCTCTGCCTGAGCCATGAAGAACACCGGtagtaaacaaataaaaacacgtgcaagaaaaaaacattttaccAAAGAAAGAGATCGAAGTGATGAAACATATACCTAATCTCCTTACGAAGATTCCTATTCACATCTTTGAGTTTCTTCAAGTTCTCTTGCATATTCTGGACAACAAATGAACAGATTAGTTAGAACTTCCAAGGATGCTGGCAGGCAGAAGTAAatctgaagaaaagaaaagggaagagAACCTCGTAATGAGAGTTCCAGAGATCGACTCCTAGAGTCATCTGGTACTGATCGAAGAACTGCTTTGTtctggaaaaagaaagagagggaAGATAGGTAGGGTTTGTTGGAGGAGATGGAGAATAATTAaatgatgataataaaataaaaaaacgtaCGAGGTGGAGGGGCTGATGTACTCGTGGAGTTTCCCAGTGCTGGAGAACATAATAATAGAAACCTTGGCATCGCATAGAACGGTGAGCTCGTTGGCCTTCTTGAAAAGGCCATTCCGTCGTTTAGAATAAGTGACCTGGCGGTTGGTGGTGTTCTCTATCCTCTTGATCTGGATCTTTCCTCGAGCCATAGCAGCTACGTCCTTCAATGCTTCTAGCTAATTCACTTGTTCGATCGATCTGGGGCAGAGAATAGGGGATATAATGAATGAGGGAAAGAGAAATAATAGAACGGGGAGGTGCATTGCCGCAAATGGTAGGGGTCTTTTGCCAAATTAACGAAAGCTATTGCAGGCTTTGTCATAAACGTCTTGTGCTCTTTCTCGTCTCATCGTCAAATCCGCTCCCATGTGCACTGTGGGGACCCTTACTTTCCGTCCTACTCCGTCACGGAAACCATTCTCCCACCTTCCTtcactcacttttctctctctctttctcataCCGCAACGACCGCAGTTCAATTCGTTTCTTAGGGCAACTTTACCCTACATCCTTCTATTTGCATCATGCATGTTTATGGGCCATATAATGGAATAAATGCTTAATCACATCTTCATGTTATATTTTAGAGTCTGCTACTTTCTATATATATACTGCAAGAGATAATTATTT is a window encoding:
- the NMH7 gene encoding MADS-box protein NMH7 isoform X1; the protein is MARGKIQIKRIENTTNRQVTYSKRRNGLFKKANELTVLCDAKVSIIMFSSTGKLHEYISPSTSTKQFFDQYQMTLGVDLWNSHYENMQENLKKLKDVNRNLRKEIRQRMGDCLNDLGMEDLKLLEEEMDKAAKVVRERKYKVITNQIDTQRKKFNNEKEVHNRLLRDLDARAEDPRFALIDNGGEYESVIGFSNLGPRMFALSLQPSHPSAQSGAAGSDLTTYPLLF
- the NMH7 gene encoding MADS-box protein NMH7 (The RefSeq protein has 1 substitution compared to this genomic sequence), with product MARGKIQIKRIENTTNRQVTYSKRRNGLFKKANELTVLCDAKVSIIMFSSTGKLHEYISPSTSTKQFFDQYQMTLGVDLWNSHYENMQENLKKLKDVNRNLRKEIRQRMGDCLNDLGMEDLKLLEEEMDKAAKVVRERKYKVITNQIDTQRKKFNNEKEVHNRLLRDLDARAEDPRFALIDNGGEYESVIGFSNLGPRMFALSLQPSHPSAQSGAAGSDLTTYPLLFWYASLSSSISSSIRNTTFTQISIRI